A stretch of the Streptomyces venezuelae genome encodes the following:
- a CDS encoding SsgA family sporulation/cell division regulator, with the protein MNTTVSCELHLRLVVSSESSLPVPAGLRYDTADPYAVHATFHTGAEETVEWVFARDLLAEGLHRPTGTGDVRVWPSRSHGQGVVCIALSSPEGEALLEAPARALESFLKRTDAAVPPGTEHRHFDLDKELSHILAES; encoded by the coding sequence ATGAACACCACGGTCAGCTGCGAGCTGCACCTGCGCCTCGTTGTGTCGAGCGAGTCCTCTCTGCCTGTTCCCGCGGGCCTGCGGTATGACACGGCCGACCCCTACGCCGTGCACGCCACCTTCCACACCGGCGCCGAGGAGACGGTCGAATGGGTGTTTGCCCGCGACCTCCTCGCCGAGGGCCTGCACCGGCCCACCGGTACCGGAGACGTCCGGGTCTGGCCGTCCCGTAGCCACGGCCAGGGCGTCGTCTGCATCGCCCTGAGCTCACCGGAGGGAGAAGCCCTGCTCGAAGCACCCGCCCGAGCACTGGAGTCGTTCCTGAAGCGGACCGACGCCGCGGTTCCACCCGGGACCGAGCATCGGCACTTCGACCTCGACAAGGAGCTGTCCCACATCCTGGCCGAAAGCTGA
- a CDS encoding TIGR02611 family protein: MNTGSNEGQAADMTETEQPLGSRAPAFIQARRTLHLSWQVGVFIVGLAVVITGIILLPLPGPGWVIIFGGMAIWATEFVWAQLVLRWTKRKVTEAAQKALDPRVRRRNIILTSIGLVITGALLGVYLWKYGMTMPWDLKGE; the protein is encoded by the coding sequence ATGAATACGGGGAGTAACGAGGGTCAGGCCGCCGATATGACCGAGACGGAGCAACCGCTCGGCTCACGGGCGCCCGCCTTCATCCAGGCACGCAGAACCCTTCACCTGAGCTGGCAGGTCGGCGTCTTCATCGTCGGCCTCGCCGTCGTGATCACGGGCATCATCCTGCTGCCCCTGCCCGGACCGGGCTGGGTGATCATCTTCGGTGGCATGGCGATCTGGGCGACCGAGTTCGTCTGGGCCCAGCTCGTGCTGCGCTGGACCAAGCGCAAGGTCACCGAGGCCGCCCAGAAGGCGCTCGACCCCAGGGTCCGCCGCCGCAACATCATCCTGACCTCGATCGGCCTGGTGATCACCGGCGCCCTGCTCGGCGTGTACCTCTGGAAGTACGGCATGACCATGCCCTGGGACCTCAAGGGCGAGTGA
- a CDS encoding SCO7613 C-terminal domain-containing membrane protein — MENALPPAEELVLVDRELVQLDARRVYLLGRRAWLLGRLEAAARPWPAQAAPARPAEASAPGAQNVLLTLGAVLLGVAALAFTLVSWGSMGIGGRSAVLAAVTAAALAAPALLLRRGLRSTAESVAGVGLTLTVLDAYALYAVGLSDTDGLAYAAGAAAVLAAVWAGYGLALRPLRMPLPAAVLTGQLPLPLAALAAGAGATGVGWALLATAAPAAGLALWIRAGAAVRWCAGVSAAVSGSAVLLTGLTVSAGTGAVAPSLLLAALAAGCVAVAWRAAGPVGYASAAAGGFAAVGALGGLLRPSWDSEWTVVVHLAVALPLLGAVRAPRVPRPVRLGTAMAGAVVAGLAVLVVLPAAGVAQAARLTVAAEPWQASEPAAAVLWPGAAVPVVLLLAAAAAGLLERLLRRPEPRGVAVALGWAGLFTAPLLPVAAVPVVPAVQVAVSVAALALALRWSGRGPDGSRPGGVRAAGLVAAVCALLGAVAVAVAALDGRVATFAVLGALGASCARAAAYRPAPAWLRAGAAVGAVGCATGLLTALGAVLGLPVHTWGLLVLAVPAAVAVRPPGRDGAVPRLPVELVAAVAGGLAVALAAAEPAWLALLLALAGVVCAGAAVRADRRGLGYAAGVLLVAATWVRLVASGVQVPEAYTLPVTVPALAVGLLRRRRDPQASSWAAYGPGLAATLLPSLVAAWGDAHWLRPLLLGVAALAVTLAGAHRRLQAPLLLGGAVLALDALHELMPYVVQVADALPRWLPPALAGVLLLAVGATYEKRLRDARRLRAALGRLR, encoded by the coding sequence ATGGAAAACGCCCTGCCACCGGCCGAGGAGCTGGTGCTCGTCGACCGTGAACTGGTCCAACTCGATGCGCGCCGGGTCTATTTGCTGGGCCGGCGGGCCTGGCTGCTGGGGCGGCTGGAGGCCGCCGCGCGGCCCTGGCCGGCCCAGGCGGCACCGGCACGGCCGGCGGAGGCTTCGGCGCCCGGCGCCCAGAACGTGCTGCTGACCCTGGGTGCGGTGCTGCTCGGGGTGGCGGCGCTGGCGTTCACGCTGGTGAGCTGGGGCTCGATGGGGATCGGGGGCCGGTCGGCGGTGCTGGCCGCGGTGACCGCGGCGGCGCTGGCGGCGCCCGCGCTGCTGCTGCGCCGGGGGCTGCGGTCCACCGCCGAATCGGTGGCGGGGGTGGGTCTGACGCTGACGGTGCTGGACGCGTACGCCCTGTATGCGGTGGGTCTGTCGGACACGGACGGCCTGGCGTACGCGGCCGGGGCCGCGGCGGTGCTGGCGGCGGTCTGGGCGGGGTACGGGCTGGCCCTGCGCCCGCTGCGGATGCCGCTGCCCGCCGCGGTGCTGACCGGGCAGCTGCCGTTGCCGCTGGCGGCACTGGCCGCGGGGGCCGGGGCCACCGGGGTGGGCTGGGCGCTGCTGGCCACCGCGGCGCCGGCCGCCGGGCTCGCGCTGTGGATCCGGGCCGGGGCGGCCGTGCGGTGGTGCGCCGGGGTGTCGGCGGCGGTGTCCGGCTCGGCGGTGCTGCTGACCGGGCTGACGGTGTCGGCGGGCACCGGGGCGGTGGCCCCCTCGCTGCTGCTCGCCGCGCTGGCGGCCGGCTGTGTGGCGGTGGCCTGGCGGGCGGCGGGCCCGGTGGGGTACGCGTCGGCTGCGGCGGGCGGTTTCGCGGCCGTGGGCGCGCTGGGCGGGCTGCTGCGGCCGTCCTGGGACTCGGAGTGGACGGTGGTGGTCCACCTGGCGGTGGCGCTGCCGCTGCTGGGGGCGGTACGGGCGCCCCGCGTGCCGCGGCCGGTCCGGCTGGGGACGGCGATGGCCGGGGCGGTGGTCGCGGGGCTGGCGGTGCTGGTGGTGCTGCCGGCGGCCGGGGTGGCGCAGGCGGCTCGGCTGACGGTGGCGGCCGAGCCCTGGCAGGCCTCGGAACCGGCTGCGGCGGTGCTGTGGCCGGGGGCGGCGGTGCCGGTGGTGCTGCTGTTGGCGGCGGCTGCTGCGGGGCTGCTGGAGCGGCTGCTGCGGCGGCCGGAGCCGCGCGGGGTGGCGGTGGCCCTGGGGTGGGCCGGACTGTTCACGGCGCCGCTGCTGCCGGTGGCCGCGGTGCCCGTGGTGCCGGCGGTGCAGGTGGCGGTGTCGGTGGCGGCGCTGGCCCTGGCGCTGCGGTGGTCCGGCCGGGGGCCGGACGGTTCGCGGCCGGGCGGGGTGCGGGCGGCCGGGCTGGTGGCGGCGGTGTGTGCGCTGCTGGGGGCCGTTGCCGTGGCGGTGGCGGCGCTGGACGGCCGGGTGGCCACCTTCGCGGTGCTCGGGGCGCTGGGGGCGTCGTGCGCCAGGGCTGCGGCGTACCGGCCCGCTCCGGCCTGGCTGCGGGCCGGGGCGGCGGTGGGGGCCGTCGGGTGTGCGACGGGGCTGCTGACGGCCCTGGGGGCCGTGCTCGGGCTCCCGGTGCACACCTGGGGGCTGCTGGTGCTGGCCGTCCCGGCGGCGGTGGCCGTCCGGCCGCCGGGACGGGACGGCGCGGTCCCCCGGCTGCCGGTGGAGCTCGTGGCGGCCGTGGCGGGCGGCCTGGCGGTGGCCCTGGCCGCCGCGGAGCCGGCCTGGCTGGCGCTGCTGCTGGCACTGGCGGGGGTGGTGTGCGCGGGCGCTGCGGTACGGGCGGACCGGCGCGGCCTCGGCTACGCGGCCGGGGTGCTGTTGGTGGCTGCGACCTGGGTGCGGCTGGTGGCGTCCGGGGTGCAGGTCCCGGAGGCGTACACGCTGCCCGTGACGGTGCCCGCGCTGGCGGTGGGCCTGCTGCGGCGCCGCCGGGACCCACAGGCCTCGTCCTGGGCGGCGTACGGGCCGGGCCTGGCGGCCACCCTGCTGCCGAGCCTGGTCGCGGCCTGGGGGGACGCGCACTGGCTGCGCCCGCTGCTGCTGGGGGTGGCCGCGCTGGCGGTGACCCTGGCCGGGGCGCACCGCCGGCTCCAGGCCCCGCTGCTGCTGGGCGGGGCCGTGCTGGCGCTGGACGCGCTGCACGAGCTGATGCCGTACGTGGTGCAGGTGGCCGACGCCCTGCCGCGCTGGCTGCCGCCGGCCCTGGCGGGGGTGCTACTGCTGGCGGTGGGGGCGACGTACGAGAAGCGGCTGCGGGACGCCCGGCGGCTCCGGGCGGCCCTCGGCAGGCTGCGGTAG
- a CDS encoding SRPBCC family protein, whose amino-acid sequence MDWSHYRFRSVWDLAAPPARVYAVLERPLDYPLWWPQIREVTPDPADDRIGTAVFRSFLPYALRVTATERPADPARRVLEAALAGDLEGWVRWTVLPHGAGGTRVVYEQEVVVRQPLMRALAVPGRPFFRLNHALMMRSGRRGLAAWLEAV is encoded by the coding sequence ATGGACTGGAGTCACTACCGCTTCCGCAGCGTCTGGGACCTCGCCGCCCCGCCCGCCCGCGTGTACGCCGTGCTGGAACGCCCCCTCGACTACCCGCTCTGGTGGCCCCAGATCCGCGAGGTCACCCCCGACCCCGCCGACGATCGGATCGGCACCGCCGTGTTCCGCTCCTTCCTGCCGTACGCGCTCCGCGTCACCGCCACCGAACGGCCGGCCGACCCCGCCCGCCGGGTGCTGGAGGCCGCCCTGGCGGGAGACCTCGAAGGGTGGGTGCGGTGGACTGTGCTGCCCCACGGCGCGGGCGGCACCCGGGTCGTGTACGAGCAGGAGGTCGTCGTCCGCCAGCCGCTGATGCGCGCTCTGGCGGTCCCCGGGAGGCCGTTCTTCCGGCTCAACCACGCCCTGATGATGCGCTCCGGACGGCGCGGTCTGGCCGCCTGGCTGGAAGCGGTTTGA
- a CDS encoding 3'-5' exonuclease, with amino-acid sequence MTRWYEGPLAAFDTETTGVDVEEDRIVSAAIVVQECAGGRARATRWLVNPGVPVPPGATEVHGLTDDHLQRNGRWPAPVVEEIARTLAEQQVAGRPVVVMNAPFDLTLLDRELRRHRASSLTRYLDNRPLTVLDPRVLDKHLDRYRKGRRTLTDLCAHYGIELEGAHDAAADALASLEVVRAVGRRFAPRLERLTPAELHTLQAVWHAAQARGLQAWFARNGSEEAVDPHWPVRPELSTAA; translated from the coding sequence ATGACGCGCTGGTACGAGGGCCCGCTGGCCGCATTCGACACAGAAACCACCGGGGTGGACGTCGAGGAGGACCGCATCGTGTCCGCCGCGATCGTCGTCCAGGAGTGCGCGGGCGGCCGGGCCCGGGCAACTCGCTGGCTGGTCAATCCCGGTGTTCCGGTACCGCCGGGCGCCACCGAGGTGCACGGCCTGACCGACGACCATCTCCAGCGCAACGGCCGCTGGCCGGCCCCGGTGGTGGAGGAGATAGCCCGCACCCTGGCCGAGCAGCAGGTGGCCGGCCGGCCGGTGGTGGTGATGAACGCGCCGTTCGATCTGACGCTGCTGGACCGGGAGTTGCGTCGGCACCGGGCGTCCTCACTGACCCGGTATCTGGACAACCGGCCGCTGACGGTGCTGGATCCGCGGGTGCTGGACAAGCATCTGGACCGCTACCGCAAGGGCCGGCGGACCCTGACCGATCTGTGCGCGCACTACGGCATAGAGCTGGAGGGAGCGCATGACGCGGCGGCGGACGCCCTGGCCTCGCTGGAGGTGGTCCGGGCGGTGGGGCGCCGGTTCGCGCCCCGGCTGGAGCGGCTGACCCCGGCCGAGCTGCACACCCTGCAGGCGGTGTGGCATGCGGCGCAGGCCCGCGGACTGCAGGCCTGGTTCGCGCGCAACGGTTCGGAGGAGGCGGTGGATCCGCACTGGCCGGTCCGGCCGGAGCTGTCCACGGCCGCCTGA
- a CDS encoding DUF4365 domain-containing protein, whose product MALAHPEPGEVLRGSLATTACMETLQVGYLHAVAAAAGCSLSQPFPDNGIDWHVSHGAAEHTVDDEVTVKVQLKATYQVAARPPGPTFAFTLDNEHLQKLARTPVAVHKILVVMVVPRERRDWLDARHERLGLRHCCYWTNLAGHPVTGRRRTTVRIPTSRIFDDRALCEIMTRVGSGGTP is encoded by the coding sequence ATGGCGCTCGCGCATCCCGAGCCGGGTGAGGTGCTGCGCGGCAGCCTCGCCACCACCGCCTGCATGGAAACCCTCCAGGTGGGCTATCTGCACGCGGTCGCCGCCGCCGCGGGCTGCTCGCTGTCCCAGCCGTTCCCGGACAACGGCATCGACTGGCACGTCAGCCACGGCGCGGCCGAGCACACGGTCGACGACGAGGTCACCGTCAAGGTGCAGCTGAAGGCCACCTACCAGGTGGCCGCCCGGCCGCCCGGGCCGACCTTCGCCTTCACCCTGGACAACGAGCACCTGCAGAAACTGGCCCGGACCCCGGTCGCCGTCCACAAGATCCTCGTGGTGATGGTCGTACCGCGGGAGCGCCGGGACTGGCTCGACGCCCGGCACGAGCGGCTGGGCCTGCGGCACTGCTGCTACTGGACCAACCTGGCCGGCCACCCCGTGACGGGCCGGCGCCGCACCACCGTCCGGATCCCGACCTCGAGGATCTTCGACGACCGCGCGCTGTGCGAGATCATGACCCGGGTCGGGTCGGGAGGGACACCCTGA